A DNA window from Luteolibacter luteus contains the following coding sequences:
- a CDS encoding thioredoxin domain-containing protein, with protein sequence MANALAQETSPYLLQHAHNPVDWLPWSEDAFSRAKADDKLVFLSVGYSTCHWCHVMERESFENEAIAGVMNRNFICVKVDREERPDIDATYMAFVQATTGQGGWPMSVWLTPEGKPVVGGTYFPPEDRYGRAGFPKLCDEIGRLWKDDRERMQDSAEKVMAHLRREAVPDSVLNRLPGDKVFGDFLDRCESMFDPSLGGWGGAPKFPRPVVPRLLLQLADRFDGDEAESALQMTSRTLRAMAAGGMYDQLGGGFHRYSVDRYWHVPHYEKMLYDQGQLALLYLEAWQAGGDGRDREVAEDIFRYVIDELLDPCGAFHAAEDADSLAEEGDTEKKEGAYWTWEAAEIYRLLDAKTAAVFCAAYGIEEGGNARPESDPHGELEGRNTLFQAAGIATLAEQFDLSEEEIRGILAGAKAILLTQRKLRPLPHRDDKIITAWNGLMIAALARGARLLERADLGHAAKQALEFIRRELWDGEHLWRSYRGKRGDAPGFAADHAFLISGLIEMYAADGDPAWLEWAREIQAAFDAEHWEESRAGYVIRAELGGEALLVIREDYDGAEPAANHVAAENLLKLSMLLDEPAYAKRAEAILRAGARTAEAQAFAVPVLLGALDLRDRGVVKIEVKGTPAPELAEALRRTWVPRAVWTRSAGDGEVIVCEGQVCLPPIRTLEEWERLHL encoded by the coding sequence ATGGCCAACGCACTCGCGCAAGAAACCTCTCCGTACCTTCTCCAGCACGCGCACAATCCGGTCGATTGGCTGCCATGGAGCGAGGACGCCTTTTCCCGGGCCAAGGCCGATGACAAGCTGGTCTTCCTGTCGGTGGGCTATTCCACCTGTCACTGGTGCCACGTGATGGAGCGCGAGAGCTTCGAGAATGAAGCGATCGCCGGGGTGATGAACCGCAACTTCATCTGCGTGAAGGTGGATCGCGAGGAGCGGCCGGATATCGACGCGACTTACATGGCCTTTGTCCAAGCGACGACCGGCCAGGGAGGATGGCCGATGAGTGTGTGGCTGACGCCGGAGGGGAAGCCGGTGGTCGGCGGGACGTATTTCCCACCGGAAGACCGCTACGGGCGCGCCGGTTTCCCGAAGCTCTGCGATGAGATCGGCCGCCTGTGGAAAGATGACCGCGAACGCATGCAGGATAGCGCGGAAAAGGTGATGGCCCACCTGCGCCGGGAGGCAGTGCCGGACTCGGTGCTCAATCGCTTGCCGGGGGACAAGGTGTTCGGTGACTTTCTCGACCGCTGCGAGTCGATGTTTGATCCATCGCTTGGCGGGTGGGGCGGCGCGCCAAAGTTTCCGCGTCCGGTGGTGCCGCGGCTGCTGCTCCAGCTGGCCGACCGCTTCGACGGGGACGAAGCGGAGTCTGCACTGCAGATGACTTCAAGAACGCTTCGGGCGATGGCGGCGGGCGGCATGTACGACCAGCTGGGCGGAGGCTTTCACCGCTACTCCGTGGATCGCTACTGGCATGTCCCGCACTACGAGAAGATGCTCTATGACCAAGGACAGCTCGCGCTGCTCTATCTGGAAGCATGGCAGGCAGGGGGGGACGGACGGGACCGGGAAGTGGCGGAAGATATTTTCCGCTATGTGATCGATGAACTGCTGGATCCCTGCGGTGCCTTCCATGCCGCGGAGGATGCCGATAGCCTGGCCGAAGAAGGAGACACGGAAAAGAAAGAGGGTGCCTACTGGACTTGGGAGGCGGCGGAGATCTACCGGCTGCTCGATGCGAAAACCGCTGCGGTTTTCTGTGCCGCCTATGGTATCGAAGAGGGCGGGAATGCCCGTCCTGAAAGCGATCCACATGGCGAACTCGAAGGACGGAACACCCTGTTCCAAGCGGCAGGCATCGCGACGCTCGCCGAGCAATTTGACCTCAGCGAAGAGGAGATCCGCGGCATCCTCGCCGGGGCAAAGGCGATTCTTCTGACGCAGCGCAAGCTCCGGCCGCTGCCACATCGCGATGACAAGATCATCACGGCTTGGAACGGCCTCATGATCGCGGCGCTTGCGAGAGGTGCGCGGCTCTTGGAACGCGCCGACCTGGGGCATGCGGCGAAGCAGGCCCTGGAGTTCATCCGGCGCGAGCTGTGGGACGGCGAGCATCTCTGGCGGAGCTATCGAGGCAAGCGAGGCGATGCGCCCGGATTCGCCGCGGACCATGCTTTCCTCATTTCCGGCCTTATCGAGATGTATGCCGCCGATGGGGATCCGGCATGGCTGGAGTGGGCGCGGGAGATTCAGGCGGCCTTTGACGCAGAGCACTGGGAAGAGAGCCGTGCCGGCTATGTGATTCGTGCTGAACTGGGTGGCGAAGCTCTTCTTGTCATTCGGGAGGATTACGATGGAGCAGAGCCGGCCGCCAATCACGTGGCGGCGGAGAATCTACTGAAGCTTTCGATGCTCCTCGATGAACCGGCCTATGCCAAGCGGGCGGAGGCGATCCTCAGGGCGGGAGCGAGGACCGCGGAGGCGCAGGCCTTCGCCGTACCGGTTCTGCTGGGAGCACTGGACCTTCGAGACCGGGGTGTCGTGAAGATCGAGGTGAAGGGAACTCCTGCGCCGGAACTCGCGGAGGCGCTGCGCCGGACTTGGGTGCCGCGTGCGGTTTGGACGAGGTCCGCCGGGGATGGAGAGGTGATCGTGTGTGAAGGTCAGGTCTGCCTGCCGCCGATCCGAACGCTGGAGGAGTGGGAGCGGCTCCATCTGTGA
- a CDS encoding aminopeptidase, whose product MAFRRISSLVALAPALLALASCQTIHFYQQAAAGQWEIIRKSKPSQPIIADPKTDPALRKQLVAVEKIRAFATDYLTLPGNESYGKYADLGRPYVVWVLYAAPEFSLEPKKWWYPTLGELDYRGYFRKEDSDKLAAKLRSEGYDVQVGGTDAYSTLGWLHDPVLNTFVHSADVDLAELIFHELTHRRLFRDGDTTFNESLANAMAEEGVRRWLRHEGRTKDLKKYEGRLVRRAQFYNKIDQTRADLEKLYASGLPPEEMRKKKAAIFHKLREGFRELRRRWGGRGLESWLTEDINNAHLVALVTYQHHVPTFHKLLADCGGDLDLFYKKAKDLKLEEEE is encoded by the coding sequence ATGGCTTTCCGAAGGATATCCTCCCTCGTTGCTCTGGCACCGGCGCTTCTGGCGCTCGCTTCCTGCCAGACGATCCATTTCTATCAGCAGGCTGCGGCAGGCCAGTGGGAAATCATCCGCAAGAGCAAGCCGAGCCAACCCATCATCGCGGATCCGAAGACGGATCCCGCCTTGCGAAAGCAACTCGTGGCGGTCGAAAAGATCCGCGCCTTCGCGACGGACTACCTGACACTTCCCGGGAATGAAAGCTACGGCAAGTATGCGGATCTTGGCCGCCCCTATGTCGTGTGGGTTCTCTACGCCGCGCCGGAGTTTTCCCTGGAGCCGAAGAAATGGTGGTATCCCACCTTGGGCGAACTCGATTACCGCGGCTACTTCCGGAAGGAAGACTCCGACAAGCTCGCCGCCAAGCTGCGCTCCGAAGGCTACGATGTTCAGGTCGGCGGCACCGATGCATACTCCACGCTCGGGTGGCTTCACGATCCGGTGCTGAATACCTTCGTCCACTCGGCGGATGTTGACCTGGCCGAGCTCATCTTCCACGAACTGACGCACCGCCGTCTCTTCCGTGATGGAGATACCACCTTCAACGAGTCACTCGCCAATGCGATGGCCGAAGAAGGCGTCCGCCGCTGGCTTCGACACGAAGGCCGCACCAAGGATCTCAAGAAATACGAAGGCCGCCTGGTGCGCCGCGCCCAGTTCTACAATAAGATTGATCAAACCCGCGCGGACTTGGAGAAGCTCTACGCCTCAGGACTTCCTCCGGAGGAGATGAGAAAGAAGAAGGCAGCGATCTTCCACAAGCTCCGCGAAGGTTTCCGCGAGCTCCGTCGCCGCTGGGGCGGGCGCGGCCTTGAGTCATGGCTAACGGAGGACATCAACAATGCCCATCTCGTCGCGCTCGTGACTTACCAGCACCACGTCCCCACCTTCCACAAGCTTCTCGCGGATTGCGGCGGCGACTTGGACCTCTTCTACAAGAAAGCGAAGGACCTGAAGCTTGAAGAGGAGGAGTGA